From the genome of Mya arenaria isolate MELC-2E11 chromosome 5, ASM2691426v1:
CACAAGAAatcacaaacattctgacaaagcaAAGCgtaaaatcaagtttaatgaATAGCCAAACAGTACAAATTCACgcaaaatgtaataataacaaaacGAATACAGCAAATACATAATATGTAACAACCTATGAAGTCAAGGCAAACTAACCAGGGATATGTGAAAACACCATGAACAGTTAACTCTTTATCATCAAACTTTATGTACGGTTTTCTAGTGTCGAATTATGTACATCAATGTATAATTGTCAAACAACAATGGCATGGGCTCTcacacaataaacatatttaaattcataGTTGGTAAACAATTACTATTTACCGGTTTAACAACTGATTTCGTTACTTAATTTAAACAACGAGTAATGGAAATTTAAGTAAGGTCAAAATACTAGATTACTAAATACTAATCAGATTTACGGGTGCTCTCAGACAAAAAGGGCTATCCAATATCAAAGACAAACTGTTGACCCTAAAATGATCGCTGGGTATATAGTTAACGGGAGATCCCTACGTCATCCAAACTGACAAAGGGCAGCCGAATCGATGACAGCACAATGTCGGACCGCTGACCATTTACCTAAGGATCTCCCTGACAGAACAGATGGACCGGTAGGGCGGCACACACAGGTATCAACCGGGCAGTAAGGTAACAACGATAAGAATacaacttcaaaacattaaatcaatcaataaagAAGCggctaaaatataaatgatttttacatgagAAGTTTGGATAAATACTGTTTATCTAATCAGAAGATGTTGAAATAGTTATACTGAATGAGCTTTGTTGAAggaccaaaacaaaaataattaaacaaaaatcatttttattgttctttGAGTTTCAATATTTAGCTAGCATAATACACAGCCGTTGCAACATGGTGTACAtggagttgagcaaattttgCGAAAGAAAATCTAATAAgattttcaatgcatttttatttcggaaatgtctttatacaaaatgaataatcAATACTAGAcaatcaacaatgtattgtggctttgtggtgattgcaaCTTTTTAACCCCCTCCCCCACccgatatttgcatttttgttaccAGGGAATTTAAACCACTATATTTcataaagttattgaacatttttcttatttaaaaatatatcgcAAAGAACCCACAAAACACTGTTAATTAAGTAGccttgtgcatttttttttaaaaaaggatagTTATATTGTCAACAGactttttctgaaaaagaaattcaaatgCCCCTTTTAACCAAATCTGATAAAAACTTTTTCGTTAAATTAAGTCAACTCCATATTACCCCAAAACATGTTGCGATGGATTTATGTTCGACTGCTGAAAATGAACTGtagattttcaaacatatatatatatatatatatgtttgaaaatatgtcTTTTGATGTATGCATATTGTATTCACACACTctaaatatgtatgttattttgtgGAACTAATCTACAGTACTGATATacattaacataatattatatatatatagctattttaattttcatgcaCATTAGACGTTTGTATCCAGTTctctaataaaacatttatcaactTGTCTccttttgattttaaacattcttacACCGAACATatagatatatgttttaaaaagaaattttaagGTAGTCAAATATGTAAGAAAGGATTGAAAATTCGATTATCGTAACTCATTTCACTCTACATTAAAATGCAGCTTTCAAAACACGAAACTattttgtgcacataaactttgtttatttgagCATAAATGATAAACTGTAAAATAACTGCAGTGAGGCAGAATAAGTCTTAGTAATTATTTGTCGAATCCTGGGGACAAATACAAGTAGACCTAGTGAATTCGTATGGTTTATAATGCTCACATTGGTTGATGTGATAAATGTCCATCTTTGCATTTTTATGCTCTTTTTGTCTTGGCAATTCTTTAGTTGTATGAGTATTTGCTCTTTTGTCAACGATCTCGTTGCTGTCTAATTTTTTTAAGGAACGTATTTCCAGATGTCGTCTCTTTTCTCTGCCCGTAATGACCTCCTTCCCGACCCTTTTTATACGTTGTTCAGGAATAATGCTTTCCAAGAACAAGATCACGGAGAGACGTTCTAATTTCCAATATCGATCGTgagtatgtttgttttcaacGTTTCCAACCAGTTCCGAGCATGTTGTTCCCATCATAGCAATCAGAGCATTCAGAATGATTATAGTTATCATGACGATGTACATTATAAAGATTGCGATGCATATTCCGGGGTGTCTAGTATCGTAAAAATCTGGCGGGTCACCTATTCCAGCTATCAGAGTTATCAATGAGATCAATGTTCTGCCAAAGGTGCAATACTCTTTTTTATCTGTAACAGGCGAACCCTGAATTGCCATAAACATCGCCGTCCCGAATCCAAGAATTACAAGGAGAAATACGAGTATAAACCGAAGAACATCGCCGAAAATCACCTTTTGAAGAAGAACGCCAAAGAAACTGAAATACTTGGAAATTCTCAggaagaaaataacaaacagCCATCCAATAATCACTGAGATGTATAAACAGTACTGTTCGTATTTGAAATCTGAATTTATCCCGACCCCCAATGCAAAACAACAATCTAAAATTAGACTGATTGAAAAAAGCGCCATTAAGACTCTGTAGGATGCATTACTGTAGGGATtcggtattattttttttccccATTTCTTTATGGTTTGCAAAATTCCCTTCTCATTTGTTTTCGATCTGATTCCTTTTCTTTTGCAAGGAATGCCAAATTTGATCCTTTTTCCAATTTCGGGCGAAAGGTAAAGAACCCCCCAAACGAGGGTAATGAATGCAAAAActgtaacataattattacTAAAGACTTTTTTCCTGAACAAAGGGCTGGCAACGACACTGAAATTCTTACCGTCATTGGGATTCTGTTTCGATCTTTCAATTGCATAACACGTGAGGAAGCTCATGAATACTAAGTGAAaaataaaccaaatatataCAATCCACCGGTAGCATTTCCATTTCTCCTCAATAATTTTGCTGACCTGGGGTGTACGGATGAATGGGAACGCCTGCGAAGGGTGAATTTGGAAAAGGAACTGCAGGATGAATCCTGAATCTG
Proteins encoded in this window:
- the LOC128233387 gene encoding uncharacterized protein LOC128233387, translating into METIVLVDEVTEQQKNTLETIIMDIKEIINRHEKNGEECRKKVESIVSLLDDLKKDENILVGIVNETSTKEKYTNILYIAIENYVPLLGPFFESLIERFPKLISLPRKDEEYKGHTAFHLAVCKNNLELAKKMLDKVGRADKEELFREFATGSNFEETVMLGELPLFTAALSFNKEMFEFLLNEGADLYETNSTKDDIYHALIRYADYYPNKEDEVIEFLRLVMTKDETTRKETEAVVGENAETTNDSLKGSKSTDTTKLGNNPAKDTSNELKHADQTKQEYTNKEPSKVPMSEDKSKQNKYPTKDTSKEMKPADTTKQEESTKETSKKLKPGSLWSWKNDSGLNPLELATKFGLCKTFEMIYNSEPYFIEQGNDGLNDIKTYDITDLDPVVPKDVCYPSADSGFILQFLFQIHPSQAFPFIRTPQVSKIIEEKWKCYRWIVYIWFIFHLVFMSFLTCYAIERSKQNPNDGKNFSVVASPLFRKKVFSNNYVTVFAFITLVWGVLYLSPEIGKRIKFGIPCKRKGIRSKTNEKGILQTIKKWGKKIIPNPYSNASYRVLMALFSISLILDCCFALGVGINSDFKYEQYCLYISVIIGWLFVIFFLRISKYFSFFGVLLQKVIFGDVLRFILVFLLVILGFGTAMFMAIQGSPVTDKKEYCTFGRTLISLITLIAGIGDPPDFYDTRHPGICIAIFIMYIVMITIIILNALIAMMGTTCSELVGNVENKHTHDRYWKLERLSVILFLESIIPEQRIKRVGKEVITGREKRRHLEIRSLKKLDSNEIVDKRANTHTTKELPRQKEHKNAKMDIYHINQCEHYKPYEFTRSTCICPQDSTNNY